tttttttttgttataataataatcgcatataatatacatgtatagtgATTCACCAAGCTTGCTCATCCCCATTTTTCCttcaataatgcattttataattttttaacttttaagtaaagTTACAAGAATTGCTTCTTTCAAATGAAAGCAAATCATAATGaccttattttttatgcaattcttatattgaaataagcatatcttttttaatttaaatattttttaattaatacaaagatagttacatttgtatttattcgtagtattttatagttattaataagttagtacaaattaataacgatataataatacagtgtacaatattaaatgctTTTTTCTCTCAGCTTCTATTAACCGGTACAAACTAAATGACTCACTGGGATACAaggatatagttttaaaacctGGACGAATTGCAAACCTATGTATATtggtgtataatttaaaaactgatcTATAGttgttctaaattattaaaatatatttaccaagGATAATGTGttccataaatatatatatatatttatgtattacgtACATAGgcttacttaaattttatataaattggttttatgtattattttttatttgtttctaaaatataaatatgtaatatttaatattaaagaaaaaataattttctcttaaaataattatgaaaacaaacaatatttatatttcctaATGACCATAAAGCTTATTTTTCATTGCCTGCCAATTGCTTTTGTATACttgttcttaaaataatgtatttacaattttttttgtccttACATGAAACTGCTGTACGCTTTTTGCTGAAACGTAACCAAAGTTTAACCTCGTATAGCCGTTGGtataacacatatatattgttgtaagaAGAATTTGTTTCTTTCAAAACCATTTACCAAATGAAACTCTTATAATTGCCGTTCAATTATTCTCTTAAAacttttgtttgtaaaaaccTTATTTGCAAATAACTCATTTCTATAgtatacaaaaacatatacatgTGCATATGCCAcgtattatttacaagttatTGTGTATACTATAACATTTGTATAAGAAAACggtattttataacatcaGTCAAAGTTCACAATCTGCGCAATtatccatatattttatattattactaaatatcgttaaaattaccaaaattatttttttaattaaaatatattgaactcTAATGTTTGTGAATAAAGTTAGTTTTTATCGATTATGTGGTAAACTACTTTTAAGTTCAAAAAGCTGACTGTTCAGTGTTCTTGCCTGTGTTAAATTTctgaaatgtaattttaaaaaacttaatgaaaatgaaactTTAGGAGCTCATCTTCTTTGGTCTGAAAAAGTAACACGCCtattgttgtaaaattaatagtaaatatcatCACTTGTTCCGCTCTGAatcaaaaaagaataataattattaatatatcagtgtaaaaacaaaataaaaaacggcTATACCTATAGAATGGAAAAAAAGAGACTAAAAAAGGATTTAAATATGAACTCTTGTGTATTTAAGCCTCTTTTCACATAGCGACCATTCACCCGTCCAATCAacgcattaatataatagctatCTGTCACGTTCAGGTacgtattattacatattatttaatatgtaccgTTTGTGTATatggtagtataatattatatagcattaCGTTATGTGGCGCATATAATACACGAATgtacgtattaaattattatacctatacccatcgtcgtcatcgtcgtcacATCCGTTTCGCGAACGTGCCGTGTGCCGAGATGATGCAATGATCGGTATACCCATTATACTTGCAGCCCTGAATCGAAAACCATCAGAAATCCCCAAAACGGCGATATAAGGTTAATGTAGTAAACCATCGAACCGGAAATtgtgtaaattgtatatagttcaaataatataatatgtatagcaaTTATATAagcttgtataatatgataaaataatattactatgacTCGATGGCTATACCTAgatatctatataggtatatgatatatgttatgtatactgtatataggatataatatacaacttgaGTCAGTGTTATAATCATTGATAATGAAACTACACGTTTTGCTTGCTGAATATTCTGTAAATTAGattctattatattctattattatatattgtgacgcattattaaataacataaacgcatgtgatttatgttaatttttctaaaatcttttatttggaatttattaaatatcgttgttattttattttaattttgattactattaaaaacgatttgtAGTCATTGTGtaccatattaaaaaaaagttaacgtCACTGCTGGAACATTCTATTTATAAAGACTCACATTGTCATCGTACtgaaatatatatgcataataatttattttagtggtTATATTATGAGTATGTATGAGTAATAACTCACTAAAGATCTGTGGTTTTGAATGCtgacattatataaaacttaagCTTTTGGCTTAAAAAACAAGCGTGGTTAAAGAcctgttgttaaaatatatgattaactACTTAAAAggataaattatacctatagtgaTTCTCGTAAAgcgaaaaatcttaaaaacaaataatgtatacaaaatgttgTGGTAAAAGACACTTTGTTCATAATTCAGTCCAATGCATATAGACTTGCTTTATACAGCTTTATgtcactaaataaaatttatattatatttgccaCTCGTTTTCATCttcatatgttttatatttatttggaaaattatattgatcgAAGCACCTAAATACGTGAGAAAGCTTGTAGAAAATACAACTATGTGGTATGTGGCATACCGTCTTATGCTTATggcttataaattactttaaaaacattCAGGAATTTTATAACAGATGTATTTTACTCTTTAAGGTTTTTTACACAgtgttttttctatataatataataactttgattacattataattaatgataatattaaaaataaatagctgGTATGTTGATGTGCGAAATggtgcttttttttttctaattcgaAATAACATCATTAACTTACTTTAGGtacaccatattattattatttttttttttttttttttaccagcaTTAATGAGAAGAAAATTTGCTTAACCATTTTTTTGCcgttgaatttaattataacataacgtaaaatgtataaaaaaaaataacaataaatcgcCGGATTGTAATCAAATGTTTTACTTTGTACCtcgtttatattagtatacaatatttaatcgataaaatttaaacatccaAACGTCAAAAGGAAATAAAagcaatttttcaaaacttcaAGAaagaacttaaaatgtttttttttttgttaccctaaaaaatcacgaaaattctataaagtatcattaaaaatcctatattatatgtaatataatatatagtaagacttttgaagtttttaaagTTGTTAGAGCGTATACGCGTAtataacgtacctatataattctttttatttttttatataaactaccTACTCGAAAACAcgtttactattatacatcGAAACTGACGGGCATGTATATACATCCACGTTGTGTGCGTTAACGATTTGTCGTCGtcacaagtataataatagtaatatatattatatgtattcctCAATTTTAAACGAGTTTAACTttgtaccatataatataatcgcaGGTACGTACCTGCATCGCGTTACAATAAATTTCTTCGGAAACGctactttatatatacataagcttcttcaaattattaagttatcgTGCTATCTGAATGGGGTAATAAATGACCGTGTGcggttatttaatattggtatCATTATTACCCGATGCGTCGTGacgttaacaatttatattgagcatattatattataatattaaacgcaCGCTGTGCAATGTTATAGAAAATTTAGCATGTCAAAATGAATTCTCTTTCCGCGtgcttaggtacctatatatacattatacatattatatagtttttataataaccagGTGTGATTAatctatgaattaaataagGGTCTTTTGACGGTGGAAtgctgaaaacaaaatatgcagCTATAAGCCGTAGACAAATACTTAtcattatacactataaagtTTTAACAAGCAAAAAAACCGAtagcaaaaaatattgtggtcACCGGTTACTATTCAAGACTATATGGACATTGAACATATTACATCTTTTTTATGAATCAATTAAGAAAGTATCTTTGAAGTAGTATCAAGTTACCATAGCCCTACACATCACCtcttaaagttatatattatgtacttttggATAAAGCATATATACACTATGAAaactttaaatgaataaaaagttGAGTTCTGATGAGTGTAAAAATTCTAGATTTCGTGTAAGATATgtcacattttttatagttccTACAATGCTATGTATAAtgcttaaaaatttagatcacaattttattattttgcttttgaaaatttggtataaAGGTAAAATTCAGAACAAGTGACTATAAAGTATACTCCCACTATTTTCATCCGAGGCTTCGCAAAattacgcatattatattgtctgtAAAGTATTGCTTTAGGAATTTACGGTAAACACAAACACATTTTTGTTATGTGCATGTATAACGTATATGTACGTGCAATTTGTTGcgcagtattattaattattcgtaCGAACTGAACAGCAAGGATACAATATGCCCAAACAATTGATACACATAAGAGAACCGCCTGTTGCCTTTGTATAATTGGTCGGAGAAgaaattttctctatagctaatttgtgttttgttttcgcgcgtaaataatcatttttgtagTACTTATCTACGATACCGTGTAATTTTCGTGTGAGTTTAAACGCTGAAAAATGTCTACACACACGTGTGCATACGAAAACGTCTATTTTTTCCCTCGTTTCGTTTTACGATGTTACgctatttgttaattatttatactcagCGTGCGAATATGTGGCGATGATTGCGTTTGGCtcgtgattattttatatatattattataataaatactgtaatattagCGCAGAAGCTGAGAAACATGTAAATCTTTGCTATAAGCGACATAAGTGTAAGTgtctagaaaaaaattaattataaattgttcgtCCCAATAGACTTGTCACttgttatgtaggtacatcatATAGATTATGGTTTACgcatttatatttcttacaaaaaaaattgttatgtttaaaCAACATTTGTGTTGACAaacttataggtacatacatgctatatttattgttcgttataataaaaaacgaaatcaATAGTGataattcagatttttttttcattcctctaatttttatttcaattcctACGCCACTACAATTTACCAGAGTCATTGTCTGCTACAGACTTACGGTTGCACTGATTTATTGGATTGGTACAgaattttgatttcaaaaacCCCTTAATACCACCGAAAAGGGAATAACAAGTTGTGCACAATCTAATagtatgttatgtatttatattttatatatactatatagggtGGTCAAACCACGTCTCGCGAGCCGCATGCGGCTCTCATCTTATCGTAacatatttccaaaaaaaaatttttaatatgaatttatgtattatataataatatgaccttttttttttgtacattttggctcttccatatttattaatatatttggtgGCTCGCGAGTCTCTTCTCGCTGGCCACGCCTGATATATAGTGTGTTGAAAATTCCTCAGCGCTTGTAAGATGTGTGTGGTGTAATTTACGCGCATTATGATAAACTCGAAAGGGTGCAATGAGAAATTCGTAGAACCATAACGGTAATGACGGTTATTATACCTTAACCATTTTTGCTGTGACGTTGATTTTCAATCACGAACGCACGTACATTTTTATCAGCTGAAATCGATAAGACTTCTTTTAACTAATTGTTTATTGCGTGTCACCTGCAGTAGTATTTCCTGctataaaatatcgttttttttagttttgattttcGATCGGTCAAACGTCAAACGGCTTCTTGCCAATGCCTTTCCTCAACAATACCCGTTGTAGATAGTCCACGAATAATAGAAGAATAACAAATGTCAAAATttgacattaatttttattaggttgATACAATGCTATGGTATAAACTCAATGTACCAATACAAAACGAATATTTTCCTAGaaaactgttattatattgctgaattagtagaaaatatagtttaaaaaaaatgtaataacttagATACTGATTtagtgaatttaattttttttttttaaattaaattgatttgtatatatagatgcgtcatcataaaaatatcactgCATTACTATAGCTATTTAGTAACTATACTCAACcatttttttcgtatataatattatctatctgTATtcgtatatttacatattatattattcaattttacgcGACTTCAGACGGACTCCAACCGAAACCCCTTCGGGAAACGAGttgattttttactttaatttattatctgttATCAAAAGGGACCTATTTTGCAGGCATATGTTCTGAATAGTCTTCCATTTTCGCCGAAGCTTTACTACACTGCCGACCTTCGTTTTTAGAGCTTTGGAATCAATCACACTTACCGAGttgatttttatcaatttatcccTAGAGAATTCATTTAAAGCCGTTTTCTGTATAaaggtagtaaaaataatagggTCATAACTAAGGAAGTAGGCGCTGTactatatctttaaatttatatatatatatattatattgtgtacaaaagactcgataatattaatttttctttttgaaggtcaatttcttatttcttttattttgttttacacgTCATTATTGATCTATGTCGgtcttatcatattatattattattatatttatttttcggtcGATACGGTTCTACTTTGTTCTATTGTATCACCGTTTTCTAACTATTGTGAATCTATTGTGCTGTTATtgttagcaaaaaaaaaaattacaaaaaaaggatttaaatgttcaaattatatttatcatcatCGTTTAgcttatcattaatttttgacataatattacttaaaatcgaTGTGTGTGAGTTAATTTTTTccgtttaaattacattttaatgtccAAATGTTTAAGTGTTTAATAACTgatattttgtagtatatgtccttaatacttatataatatatgatttataattaatttctagtTCTCTAACAATGCGCATTTCTGTAAATGcgatattcaatcataatgcTCGTGTAGTTTTGTTTCATGTTAATTAAACGTGTTAATTGTGAtcactatacatttattattataaatagcttttattttctatttctatgTTAATTGgaatttcaaattgtttttatcaacaataaagtttaattttcataagatTGCACAAGTGATATTTTATCCaatctaaatgtttttaacacttaacaaaaatatgtatataccaaTTTGATGACTTATCAATAacgtttagtttttataaaacaattcgtTTCACGtgtgtacagtataataatgtattctgATATGCGTTGAGTAACTTACATTTTGGCgcttattcaattaatttcatatcagatattctatgtatatacatacgtatataaacatatttaagtattcattatatatattaattttaaaattttaacacgaTAAACGAAGATccattaattttgttactgGAAGACTAGTTTATTTCTtggctaaaaaaatatcatgaatATGTTCTCTATGTATGCAACACACGTAAAATGTTCTACGATACCAAACTTCAAATTcacgaatataaatatacacatgaagttttgagatttaaaaaaaaaactgtaactCAACGCGGTCATTAATTTGGTAAATgcatgtaaacattttttagtatacttgTGATGCTGTAATTATTTAGGTGGATGTCggagatttatttattgtatttttgattattgattcattaaatttaacattttcatttgtataaattaatatcttttaaacttaattatgtCTTATCAGAagataatactattttgtacAAACAATGATTCAAATTTCGTATTATCAAAATGGTGAAGGCTTCTCTATAGTATATATGattcttttgaaatattcattattcctTTAACCATTAATTTCTAATCaatctttatataattttaatagctgGCGGTACTCTgtcttatagttaataaaatagataatctGTGtcgttgttgtttttaaaaagtaaataaccgataaaattaaatttatcaagtcCACATTAAAACTCgtgtaaaattaatcatattatgtattgttgaaattttgagattataaatcatttaaaattcgtTTTAAGATTTCGatcagtaaaaaatttaaaattaacaaaatatatgtaaattctattgtatacctagtttaatttgtattcagtGATAGTAACACCcgaaaaaaacaaactaaaaaacaGATAAACGTCACCAATTCAATGTATACtcgtatctataattatttgtgttttttttttttattttagttttacttcATCTCTCAAGATGGTTAATTTCCTGCCAGATTTTTCCGTTTCGcattcgaataaaaataaatttacctttATCTTTTAAGCGATTTTATAGAATGACCTGATTATTCATAAATGGTAAATCTTGCAGTGTAGTGTAATGATCCGTTTAACATCGCTCCCGCTTACTGTTTCCGtgccatttatattaaaaacgcaCTATATTGAGATttctaatttgatttttactcttattttcaatataatataaaattgcacACTGCtattcttgtaaaaaaaaaaaaagaaattcgtCAACGTGCGTACACTTCATTCAATAAGAATCTCTATCTTATACCacttcgataaaaaaaatatgtctgcattgataacttataaattgtaagtacTATAGCTTATAGGTAGCCTATGAATGGAAAAATAATCCTCTATACGTATGTATTGTCTAAAGAaaaagaatgaaaaatattcaaatacaatGCAACGTAACAATTTTTGTCATCGAAAGTATATAGAgctgttattatttcttagccaatatcataaataaactcTGTGCATGAAATAtgcgtttataaataatacaaagatatttatgtataagaaacatacgttattatatgtagtaattacgataaattttttataggacTGTGGTTTAcagtctatataaatatacataattgttaattccttaaaattttgtttacagGTTAGCGAAACTTGAGGAAACATTAAAGGATGAAAGCCTGTCGGAGCaacaaaaacaagaaaaacgaCAGCAACATGCGCAAAAAGAATCAGAATTTCTTAGGCTTAAGAGATCGAGACTTGGGGTAGAAGATTTCGAACCGTTAAAGGTCATTGGTCGTGGTGCTTTTGGAGAGGTAAGTcatcatgtatttattttattactgtttttgcctttatttttttattttttatttttattcggaAGTTGTGtagttaatgatattatatatatatttatatcagtcACGGTACAACGAGTCACAATGTGCTATTTGAATCAATAAATTGGTTCCATTAGATTTCAACCCacattcttattatattttacttataatgcCATTATTTTAACTAGGTTTTCTATTCGatacaattttctattaataatatatttttttttaccttcgATTCGTGCAATTTCTTCATTCTctttaatataagtaggtatttaaataataataaagattggtatttcattttttttgtactgaATCCTCATAATGTTCATACTCATACTAAATCCacaatggtttttaaaaaatcaattgttatacactatatttatacactgtttacacacatttaaataataataaattatattctagaaaataataaaaacccataatatatcattgtattttttaagttaaaaagaaAAGTCTCTAAGAGGTTTGCTTTTCAGAAAatgacttataattaaaactaactgAACagattacttattattttatatacattaaaaaaatatgtatattctaATGAAATCTATTTGAAAAACCTGGCATGTTATTAACTGGTAATTCATAATAGTTGTGTAATAgtagtaagaaaaataatgaaatttgtaTACACCGTAATAcactaaacaatatttgtatagcTTTTaagaagtttttataaaattttagttcagAATTGcttgtacattatttatgttattgaaaGGTTACGCGTACTATCCTTTGTCTAATTTTTTCGTttgtttaaatagttataacgtCGAATACATTAGTAGTTAGAATATgggaaaaacatttttgtcttCTATTATGTGATAAATTGAGGCCAGCTgacatacaataaatttagcaATCGGCAACAAAGATTTCCTTagacatgttattatattatattttatgttatttttattttgtacgaaAACACAATTGTTAATGTTTACTATTTGCCTCATTTGGTTTATGCAAACTCGCACAATCGAGACAAATGCGAACAATCTAtagaaaatagtatattatttatttactttgatGCAAAGTTTATTCGAAGTAATATGAATCGGTATATCCAAGTACtcataaatactatacaatatgacTCATATGtggttagaaaataaatttaaaatgaaatgaattTGCAAAGAGTTCGTCTTCGATATAAGAAGTTATCTATCTTTTACCTCTAATATTTTGGAGTGAATAAAAATTCTCAATAAACGGGAGTGGAAAATGTAATTGAACGTTAGTGCCTCATCTTGCACttgtaatatctatatatacctaatggtAAAActcatttgaaaatgtatattacattttttgaacgATTCGAATTATAGGTGTTAAAGGTgcgttatttaataatctcgttttaataatctatagtctataccaaGGCCTTAATAAGGGACCGGaatatgtgtacatttttactatctacttattacttatctCTCATTActggtttatactttatagtataataataataaaactctagttatattttacatgagtaaaaatatagatcgtttattttgttgatattatataattaagagttattatattgtttttgtttctaGGTGAGACTAGTACAAAAGAAAGACACTGGTCATATATACGCCATGAAAATCCTACGCAAAGCCGACATGCTTGAAAAGGAACAAGTGGCCCACGTCCGTGCAGAAAGGGATGTTCTCGTCGAAGCTGATCACCAGTGGGTCGTTAAAATGTACTATAGTTTTCAGGTAACTATTTCCTTGCGTCCGATGTTTACGAATGAATAATTAACTGTACGCCCCAGACCGCTTTGGTGTGGTAACCACGTGTATATTGACCGtggtataaacaaaaatatgtacaaaagaaccttttcaaaaaatattaataataaaactttaccCTTTGACTTTTACCAGGATCCAATAAACCTTTACCTTATAATGGAGTTCCTTCCTGGTGGTGACATGATGACGCTACTCATGAAAAAAGACACACTTAGTGAGGAGTGTACGCAGTTTTATATCGCCGAAACCGCGTTGGCTATTGATTCTATACACAAACTCGGATTTATACACAGGTTAgatagattatataaaaacgcGTGCGCAGTCTTGTACTAATAAAGTGTATTAAAAACAcgtaaatatctaaaaaaaaaagtttttttcaaaaacatattttatcaaacattagaaatatataaaataaaaaacatcagataataaatataaatgtaaatatagaaCATTTTCTGAATcgttttgttatgtttttgatattttatttttatacttaaccaTTTTTTAACTCATATTCTTAAAGCATTATAAACATGCACcttacataaatgttttaagatttaaaatttaagttttcaaatattttcgttATCGAATACTTTTCAAGACTGCGTAGTACCTCTTCTTATCCTAAATATTCCATATATACGTTTTTtggtgtatgtgtgtgtgctaATGTTTTTCTTAACTCACACAGGGATATAAAACCCGACAATCTACTATTAGACGCCAGGGGCCACATAAAATTGTCCGATTTTGGACTGTGCACCGGCCTGAAAAAGTCGCACAGGACGGATTTTTACAGAGATCTGAGCCAGGCTAAACCGTCGGATTTCAGTGAGTGTATATTGTCGAAAAGTTAACCGCATGCCAAACTTATATTTAGGTTTTTTCTGTTCGCCAGCATCGAGTCCTATGGACAGCAAACGGCGTGCGGAGAGCTGGAAGAGAAATCGCCGGGCGCTGGCCTACAGCACCGTCGGAACGCCGGATTACATTGCGCCCGAAGTATTCCTCCAGACCGGTTACGGTCCGGCTTGTGATTGGTGGAGTGTCGGTGTCATCATGTACGAAATGCTAATCGGTAAGAAATTCGTGTCTATATAGTTTTCATTCGGGTTTAgtgttaatttaacttaaaactgTATAGATGCAAATAGTTATTGTATAGACTATATTCCTACGATACCTACGTGTTtcttgtaggtatatagtttcCCATTTATCTATAAACGTTGTGTCTTTTTGTCTTTAGCTTATACCCATCATAACCCAAACAGTTTTATGtgtatacagttaaaaatgaaataactaataatttatcattatagtagttaggtacctacatcataAAGTCTTGCGACATCGTTACTTTGagatttttgtgtaaaattattattaaatgttcatatattttataattaattccaaaaatgtcacgtttttaaattttattgaatcttGTTTGTTGTGgtcattaattttcttttttactcgTATTTCATACAgatcataatataagatttatgaCGGTAATATTTTcacctattttatattcaattagttttaataatattttaatacttacaaagttacaaaataaacaaagtgTACCATAAAAGCGTTacctatagaatattattaaaatagcagTAGAAcatcttatatttttgattgattatgtttttttatttcaaacaaaaccGTGACTTaagatttttcattaaacataCTCTTCtctcctatatatataatatccttTCAAACGAGTGTGTGTCCATCAACATTCATGATTAAACAAAACTCGCATTACTAACtgcgattataattattaataatacgcaGTGCAGAGTTCCTTTATGGTAATCATGGTTCATGTTTGTTTAAGATGTTTGCGCGATTGTAAAACGTGATCAATACTTTAAACATAGCGTTTTCAGTCATACCTAATAcctttataaatgattatttagatGTCACTTTTAATTGTCactcgactttttttttaatttgttttactataCAGAAGTGAACATTGTTATTAAGTTTGGATAGaaatactgaataatatatacacacactagaaaactattgaaattatacataatattttattcaaagacacaaatacattaacagcgattattataataataattatactatatatggtTTTAATAGTTAAGTCCATTCTTCATACCATTACGAATTTGGTCTCGTTCATTTACAGGGTACCCACCGTTCTGCAGCGAAAATCCACAGGAAACGTACAGGAAGGTTATGAACTGGCGAGAAACGCTGAGCTTCCCAGCCGAAGTGCCCATCAGTGAGGAGGCCCGTGACGCAATCACCCGATTCTGTTGCGAATCAGACCGCCGTCTCGGTTACAGCGGTCGTGGCATCGACGATCTCCGATCAACGATAGCGTTCTTCCGTGGCGTCGACTGGGAACACATCAGAGAACGTCCGG
The DNA window shown above is from Aphis gossypii isolate Hap1 chromosome 2, ASM2018417v2, whole genome shotgun sequence and carries:
- the LOC114119460 gene encoding serine/threonine-protein kinase tricornered isoform X2, with the translated sequence MSPYSREHHTAVVAPISAVSPVIEEFGSNKKDDVAAAAAGGLPPYHHKYSESGKPAAGYTNGFSLLRRLLRWWLARFGQKPLVKKGVLEMSAATESGIRLSGHTLDKATKAKVTLENYYSNLIAQHIERKQRLAKLEETLKDESLSEQQKQEKRQQHAQKESEFLRLKRSRLGVEDFEPLKVIGRGAFGEVRLVQKKDTGHIYAMKILRKADMLEKEQVAHVRAERDVLVEADHQWVVKMYYSFQDPINLYLIMEFLPGGDMMTLLMKKDTLSEECTQFYIAETALAIDSIHKLGFIHRDIKPDNLLLDARGHIKLSDFGLCTGLKKSHRTDFYRDLSQAKPSDFTSSPMDSKRRAESWKRNRRALAYSTVGTPDYIAPEVFLQTGYGPACDWWSVGVIMYEMLIGYPPFCSENPQETYRKVMNWRETLSFPAEVPISEEARDAITRFCCESDRRLGYSGRGIDDLRSTIAFFRGVDWEHIRERPAAIPVQVKSIDDTSNFDDFPDVKLEIPSAPISQDGEVIYKDWVFINYTFKRFEGLTQRGIATKK
- the LOC114119460 gene encoding serine/threonine-protein kinase tricornered isoform X3, whose product is MTVEYNICAAYMVSCIWPCLTSSAATGVLEMSAATESGIRLSGHTLDKATKAKVTLENYYSNLIAQHIERKQRLAKLEETLKDESLSEQQKQEKRQQHAQKESEFLRLKRSRLGVEDFEPLKVIGRGAFGEVRLVQKKDTGHIYAMKILRKADMLEKEQVAHVRAERDVLVEADHQWVVKMYYSFQDPINLYLIMEFLPGGDMMTLLMKKDTLSEECTQFYIAETALAIDSIHKLGFIHRDIKPDNLLLDARGHIKLSDFGLCTGLKKSHRTDFYRDLSQAKPSDFSFFCSPASSPMDSKRRAESWKRNRRALAYSTVGTPDYIAPEVFLQTGYGPACDWWSVGVIMYEMLIGYPPFCSENPQETYRKVMNWRETLSFPAEVPISEEARDAITRFCCESDRRLGYSGRGIDDLRSTIAFFRGVDWEHIRERPAAIPVQVKSIDDTSNFDDFPDVKLEIPSAPISQDGEVIYKDWVFINYTFKRFEGLTQRGIATKK